In Armatimonadota bacterium, the genomic stretch TCGTGCTCTTCATAGAACCCAAGGCAAAAATCGATGTCGGAATTTAGGCCACCGAGTCGGCTGGCGAGTTCACTTTGTAGCGCGGAAGCGGTGAGCGAGCATTCGAGGACTCCTCCTTCCAGATAGTAGCCAGACGTCGAAGACTCAGGAAACACCAGCACGTCGACTTTGGCAGCCGCTGCTTCCCGAACAAATTGGGCGATCGAATCCAGATTGGCACGGACATCTGCCTTCTTCGGCGCAAATTGAGCACATCCAGCCAAAAATCGCATAGAACGATGATACCGTTACCAGGTTTTTCGATTCATTTACTTGTTTTAACCGGTTCTAAACCCGAGCTGGCATGTGTTCTGTTAGAATAGTAGTGTGCTCACGGACAGAGCGCCGGTCGTGGGGATTGCTCGCGGCGGTTTTAGTTTTGGTGAGAGGGTGTTTCTACCCTGAGGAAGGGATCAATTCAACGCCGTTTTTTGGCATTGGCATGCCTTCCTTGATTAGAAAGTCAATTGGAGAATAGCCATATGAACAAGAAAATTATTGCTTCTGTCGCGTTGGCCATGGCTCTCGTCGGTGCGGCTTCCGCTACCACTTACAAGTGGACATGGAACTCAGCTACACACGTGAACGGGAATCAGGCAGGTGGCGGCGATCTTTGGTACAGCGCTGGTGGCGGTGGAATCAAGACCATCACAAGCGAATACAACACTGCCAACAAGAACTTGAAGTACGAAGTCAACTTCAGCTCGCAACAAACCAACGGATATTGGTTGGCGCTTAGCCAAGGCGATAATCCGAAGGGTCACGCCGGCGAATTGGCATTGTTTTACTTCGATGCCAGCCAATCGGCACCTGTGCTTCTCGCCTACAACTACAACGGCGTGAACGGCGACACTTCGCACTACGATGGTTCGCAAGCAGCAGGAACTCAAGCTCCTGATCTCATCCTTTCGAGCAAGACCACCACAAACTGGATCAACCAGCTTCAAGTGATCAACAACATTGACGGCACCCGCACGATGAAGTTCGATATCGATGCGACCGCAATCAACAACCACGTGCCTCTCTACCCAGGCAACACGCCATGGGAAGGTGCTCAGTTTGGTAACAAGATGGGCGTTTGGTTCCACCAGGTCAAGGGTCTTTCGACTTCTTACAATTCCAACGGTGGCTTGAACACTTGGAGTCACCAAGGTGCTGGCTACCTTGATGGCAGCAACCTCCAAACGGTTCCAGAACCGATGACCATGACCGCTTTGGCTCTTGGTTTGGCTGGTGTTGCACGACGCCGACGAAACTCGAAGTAACCAACTCGATTAACTAAAGATGCCGCTCGGGAGAAGTTTTTTCCCGGGCGGTTTTTTGTGTGTTTAGGTTTGGTGTATGCTCATGAAGACATCGTTTGGTGAAATGCCAATCGGTCCTTAGAAAGGAAAATTATCATGGCCAATATTGAAGATATTGAAGGCGTTGGACCTGCGTACGCAGAAAAGCTGGCAGCAGCTGGTGTGAAGTCGGTTGAGAAGCTGTTGGAGGTCGGTGGCACCAAGAAGGGCCGACAGTCTCTTGCAGAAAGCTCTGGGGTGGACGAATCAAAGATTTTGAAGTGGGTGAACCACGCAGACTTGATGCGTCTCAATGGCGTTGGACCTCAATTCGCAGAATTGTTGGAAGCGGCCGGAGTCGATACCGTCAAGGAACTTCGAGGACGACGCGCTGACAACCTGGCAGCAAAGATGGCCGAAGTGAACGAAGCCAAGAATTTGGCAAATCGAACTCCAAACGAAGACATGATCTCTGGTTGGATCGAAGAAGCCAAGACTCTTTCCGAAGCTGTTTCGCACTAAATTTTGGTCGAACCCTTCTTTCAAGGTCCCCACTCGTGGGGACCTTTTTTGTGGGTACCTGGTAACCTCATTCTAAAGCTCTATGCACCCTATCGAAGATCTCACGCCGAAACAAATTGTCGCTGAACTAGACCAGTTCATCATTGGTCAGCAAAGCGCGAAGCGTGCGGTAGCGGTGGCGTTGAGGAACCGGTATCGGCGTCAGCAAATTTCGGAAGACGAGCGCAACGACATTCTCCCGAAGAACATTCTGATGATCGGTCCAACTGGCGTCGGAAAGACCGAGATCGCGAGGCGATTGGCGCAAATCTCACGCGCGCCATTCATCAAGGTTGAGGCGACCAAGTTCACAGAAGTCGGATACGTCGGTCGTGATGTGGATTCGATGATTCGGGACCTGGTGCAAATTTCTGCGCGGTTGGTCGAATCCGAACGTAAGCAGGCTCATCTCGCCGATGCCAAGCGGCGAGCGATTGAGCGTGTAGCCGACCAGATTCTGCAAGACCGAATCTCACAACGCGGGGTCACCTCTTCGGCCATGCACGAATTCGGATTTGCTGCGGATTATCCTGTTCAAACCGAATCAACGGACACGGTGGATGACTTTGACTATGAAGCCGAAAAGTCCCAAATCATTAGCGAAATCGAAAGCGGAGCCCACGATAACACGGAGATTGAAGTCGAGATCGAAGAGCCTGGCAGCTCGTTCTTGCAGGTGTTTACCCCGGGCGGGATGGAAGAGATGGGACTCGATATGCTCAACGGACTGGGCGGACTGGGGCAAAATCGGCGCGAATATCGGAAATTCAAGGTCAAGGATGGCTTGCGAATCCTCGAAGATAACGAAGCAAAGCTCATGATCGATTCGGGCTCAGTGAACCGAGAAGCAGTCGAGCGCGTCGAGCAAACCGGCATAATCTTCATCGACGAAATCGACAAGGTCGCAATCAAAACTAGTGGCGGAAGCGGCCCAGATGTCAGCCGAGAAGGCGTTCAGCGCGACTTGCTACCTGTGATCGAGGGCAGCACCGTTCAGACGAAATACGGCCCGGTCCGAACCGACCATATCTTGTTTATTTGTGCGGGCGCGTTTCACCTCGCCAAACCAAGCGACCTCATTCCTGAATTGCAAGGTAGATTGCCGATTCGCGTCTCGTTGGAATCTCTCGCCGAAGATGATTTTTGCCGGATTCTTCGCGAACCGAAAAATGCTCTCATCAAACAGTATCAGAAGTTGCTTTCGGTGGACGGGGTCGAGGTTTCATTCTCGAGTGCGGCCTTGGACGAAGTTGCTCATTTTGCCGTCGAACTGAACTCAAGAGTCGAGAATATCGGTGCGCGCCGACTGCACACGCTTATGGAGCGCATTCTAGAGGACCTCTCGTTTGAGGCTCCTGACTGCGGTCCAAAGAACGTTGAATTCCAAGTCGAAGACGTTCGCAGAATCCTCAAGCCACTGATCGATAACGCCACCACAGACCACCACCTGCTGTAGCCATGGAACCCGAACCCGGAACGCAAAGAACCGCCAAAATTCCTGTCAAGATTTGGTTCTTCGCGCACGTCATCCTGATCACACTTTGGACCCTGCCACAGCCGCCCCGCGACGAAAATGGGATGATGCGGCAAGACACCGGGCTGAATAAGTTTCTGTACTGGACCGATGCGAAAGTCCGAAATTCCGGCCCTCAGAGAATGTATGTCTCATCCACCGGGCTTTGGCAGTATTGGGATATGTTTGCGCCCGATCCGCTCAATACGGATTATTATGTGACCGCAGACATTCAGTTCTTGGATGGTTCACAGAAGAATTTCGAGTATCCACGAATCGCGACAATGAACCTCGCGCAGAAGTTTGTCAACGAGCGATTCCGGAAGTTTATCGAGCGCGCGCATAGCGACGAGTATCTTTACCTCTGGCCCACCACAGCGCAATGGATGGCCGGTCAGCACTTCACCGACCCGAAGAACCCTCCAGTTGCCGTGCGTCTGAATTATCACAGCCGAAGGATTCCGCCGCCAACTCCCAAAATGCCGGAGCCTTGGAACTATGAAATCCAGCCCTACTACGACTATGTGGTGGACCAGTCTAAGCTCTTCAAAGACAAAGGGCTGACGATTCCGGAGGGGCAATTCTAGGATGAGCTGGTTCAAAAGGATCGACCAATATCTGTTTGGATTTGGCTCCCCCGTGACCTTGGGCGTTTACAGAGCTTTGATGGGGTCACTCATCTTCATCAACCTTGCAATGATCGCCAAGGACTTCTCGGTCTGGTTCACAGATGCAGGGCCCGCGCCGGCCAATACCGCTGCGATTTGGGCTGGGGATCAATGGAACCTGAACGTCCTGAGGGATGTCACCGATCCACGGATTGCGATGGCTGTGTACGGCGTCACGATGCTCGCCGCGCTGATGGTCGCGTTGGGGCTGACCACCCGACTCGCGACGATCGTGCTTTACATTGGGTTTATCTCGCTGCATCACCGAAACCCGTTCATCTTGCACGGTGGCGATACGTTGATGCGGTGTTCGGTGATCACTTTGATGCTCGCGCCGTGTGGCGCGGCATTCTCACTAGACCGCCTCATCTCCCAACGGGCAGGCAAACCGACCAAAGATCTGGTGAGTTTGTGGCCGCAGCGCTTGATTCAGTTTGAGATGTGCTTGATGTACCTGACCACGGTTTGGCATAAGTGGGGCGGCCGCACATGGAGGGATGGCAC encodes the following:
- a CDS encoding PEP-CTERM sorting domain-containing protein; translation: MNKKIIASVALAMALVGAASATTYKWTWNSATHVNGNQAGGGDLWYSAGGGGIKTITSEYNTANKNLKYEVNFSSQQTNGYWLALSQGDNPKGHAGELALFYFDASQSAPVLLAYNYNGVNGDTSHYDGSQAAGTQAPDLILSSKTTTNWINQLQVINNIDGTRTMKFDIDATAINNHVPLYPGNTPWEGAQFGNKMGVWFHQVKGLSTSYNSNGGLNTWSHQGAGYLDGSNLQTVPEPMTMTALALGLAGVARRRRNSK
- a CDS encoding DUF4332 domain-containing protein, translating into MANIEDIEGVGPAYAEKLAAAGVKSVEKLLEVGGTKKGRQSLAESSGVDESKILKWVNHADLMRLNGVGPQFAELLEAAGVDTVKELRGRRADNLAAKMAEVNEAKNLANRTPNEDMISGWIEEAKTLSEAVSH
- the hslU gene encoding ATP-dependent protease ATPase subunit HslU codes for the protein MHPIEDLTPKQIVAELDQFIIGQQSAKRAVAVALRNRYRRQQISEDERNDILPKNILMIGPTGVGKTEIARRLAQISRAPFIKVEATKFTEVGYVGRDVDSMIRDLVQISARLVESERKQAHLADAKRRAIERVADQILQDRISQRGVTSSAMHEFGFAADYPVQTESTDTVDDFDYEAEKSQIISEIESGAHDNTEIEVEIEEPGSSFLQVFTPGGMEEMGLDMLNGLGGLGQNRREYRKFKVKDGLRILEDNEAKLMIDSGSVNREAVERVEQTGIIFIDEIDKVAIKTSGGSGPDVSREGVQRDLLPVIEGSTVQTKYGPVRTDHILFICAGAFHLAKPSDLIPELQGRLPIRVSLESLAEDDFCRILREPKNALIKQYQKLLSVDGVEVSFSSAALDEVAHFAVELNSRVENIGARRLHTLMERILEDLSFEAPDCGPKNVEFQVEDVRRILKPLIDNATTDHHLL
- a CDS encoding HTTM domain-containing protein codes for the protein MSWFKRIDQYLFGFGSPVTLGVYRALMGSLIFINLAMIAKDFSVWFTDAGPAPANTAAIWAGDQWNLNVLRDVTDPRIAMAVYGVTMLAALMVALGLTTRLATIVLYIGFISLHHRNPFILHGGDTLMRCSVITLMLAPCGAAFSLDRLISQRAGKPTKDLVSLWPQRLIQFEMCLMYLTTVWHKWGGRTWRDGTAAWYPPHLSEFFRFPMPNWIDLPPYVQISSYGTLVIEILLGTLVFYKPARKWVLISGIFLHFMIEWRFNIPLFAFICWAQYVSHYSGEEVQGWLDRAKLRFLPQMNKEAASG